A single window of Salvia splendens isolate huo1 chromosome 6, SspV2, whole genome shotgun sequence DNA harbors:
- the LOC121807891 gene encoding RCC1 domain-containing protein RUG3, mitochondrial-like, with product MAVRRRIITSISSSTFSCNWSRCISSSATNSPPLIYDYSNNSSTTAAADQSVTLQLLSWGRGASGQLGGGIEETRIYPAPLCTIIAPPNFSLSRSIPGRLPQLSDGEPPLEVGISCGLFHSGLLVDGKLWIWGKGDGGRLGFGHETSVFVPARNPNVESDVRSIALGGLHSVALDVLGRVFTWSVHILLLGRDTADLTHARTRK from the coding sequence ATGGCCGTCCGCCGCCGTATCATTACGTCCATCTCGTCTTCCACCTTCAGTTGCAATTGGTCGCGCTGCATATCCTCTTCCGCCACAAATTCGCCTCCTCTTATATACGATTACtccaataattcctcaaccaccgccgccgccgatcAATCTGTCACCCTCCAGCTCCTCTCATGGGGTCGCGGCGCCTCTGGCCAGCTCGGTGGTGGAATCGAGGAAACCAGGATATATCCGGCGCCCCTATGCACCATCATTGCCCCACCTAATTTCTCCCTATCTCGCTCAATACCCGGCCGTCTCCCCCAGCTCAGTGATGGCGAGCCGCCATTGGAGGTCGGGATTTCTTGCGGGTTGTTCCATTCGGGTCTGCTGGTGGACGGAAAGCTGTGGATTTGGGGGAAAGGTGATGGCGGCAGGCTTGGATTCGGCCATGAAACCTCGGTTTTTGTTCCTGCACGGAACCCTAATGTGGAATCTGATGTGAGAAGCATTGCTCTCGGCGGCCTCCATTCCGTCGCGCTCGATGTCCTTGGCCGCGTATTTACTTGGTCAGTGCATATTTTActgttgggtcgtgataccgccgatctcacacacgcacgaacgaggaaataa
- the LOC121807507 gene encoding uncharacterized protein LOC121807507 produces MPLISCDGAPPPLLMVVEYLEFSMSNDLLYKFPDNSAFDFNYAQSSIWSPLLPRAGGSGGVSRKLAYEEVGMLENTKKIAGKIKRKFTDAVLNNVSRCTKMKRRRRRSSGFLRWRHPSASPTGLAKVMKGAAHHFKKRMKKNSNLDFDHS; encoded by the exons ATGCCTCTGATCTCCTGCGACGGCGCTCCGCCGCCACTCTTAATGGTAGTGGAGTATCTCGAATTTTCCATGTCGAATGACCTCCTCTACAAGTTCCCCGACAACTCCGCCTTCGACTTCAACTACGCCCAGAGCTCCATTTGGTCCCCTCTCCTCCCCCGCgcaggcggcagcggcggcgttTCAAGAAAGCTCGCTTATGAAGAAGTGGGCATGCTTGAAAACACCAAGAAAATTGCTGGGAAAATTAAGAGGAAGTTCACCGATGCTGTGCTTAACAATGTAAGCAGATGCACCAAGatgaagaggcggaggcggaggtcTTCAGGTTTTCTCCGGTGGCGCCACCCCTCAGCTAGTCCCACG GGATTGGCTAAAGTGATGAAGGGTGCAGCTCATCATTTTAAGAAGAGAATGAAGAAAAATTCGAATTTAGATTTCGATCATTCATAA